A segment of the Cryptosporidium parvum Iowa II chromosome 5, whole genome shotgun sequence genome:
TTATATTGGACAAATAAAATCTTCTTGGTCTATTATACAAGCAAAAAACCAAATTTTActgattaatattgaacAAATGTCCAAAATAGCCTTAAAACAATCACTTATTTGTAGACTTGGATATATCCCACTATTGAAATTGAACCCTCCAGTAAGCCTAGGAGAACTCTCACTATTTGGAACTGAAAGTGttaaaaattacaaattaaATGAGAACGACCAGATTCAGCTCaaagattttattaatagtCAAGcttatttgtattttgaTATTCTAAAAGTGCTTGGGATAGATTTCGATTCTTCAAACAACTCTTTCTCAACACTTCCCCTATTTTTTGGGAATTTTGTTCCAAATATAGATTTTTTACCGGAATTATTTGAACACGTCATCTTTGCATGCTGGAATTTCCACATTGcgcatgcatgcaaacaaaaattattaaataccGGTAGTGCACAAATTTTAAATCCACATTTTAATGAGGAAAACAACTGTTTATCAGATAAAATAAGTGAagattatattataaaattatatgagctatttattgaattgaTTGAAATATTGGTGGATTATTACCTATTTGGtattgaagataatgaaCTACTTTTTCAAGCtataagaaataataacaacTTGATCCTTGTTGAGGATCAGATTTCTCAGAACATTATTGAGCTCTCAAGTCTAGAGAAGTTATACCGAGTCTTTGAGAGATGTTAGAGATTCgacaaaatttaaatttggaaGCTAGGTAGTTTATTGACCTATAACAAATAACAAAGCTAAAATATgctatttatattaatcaaaGCTTAGATTTAGACTAAggcaaatattaaattcttattCCATATTAACTTCACTTTGGAATCTGGATTGTACTAAgattactattatttttacttgACAAGTACGAAAATGATGGATCTAAAAGCATGATATTCTggttgatattattaattagtGCCGGATGATATTGGTTACTTGGTTGGTTGTTAAAGTATAATGGTACATTATAATATGGCATATTTGCTAAATTAAAGTATGAATCTGGGTTTAACATTATCTTTGGTATTTCTGGCAAGAGTACTTGGGATAATGTAGGGGATGATGATGATGCGGTAGAAGACCATGATTGATTAAGATTTGTGCTTTTACTCTGACTCTGATGAttaaattgtattatttgatgTATTAATGAAGTATCAAAACCTACATTCTCTACTTTACTTTGAGATGTAGTAGCCTTTTTCAAGTCATCGTTGCTCTCCTGTAGAAAATCATTACTATTATCAAGAGCCACGACATTCTTCTCAGCACTTACTACTTCTTGTTTCTCAAAGATTTCTGTTGCTGCTGTTGCAAGCAAATATAGGTAAGAAGAAGAGGGTAGATGGTAGTCCTTATGGCTACTTTTCATATCTAAGTCTgaaaagttattttcaaatttgaatacaAAATTTGGTGAAACCTCTGGAGATACTGGGGAAGATGATGagtcaatattattataatggCCTTTCAATGAGGAGTATTTGACACTAGAAATGGATGGAGGCGAATGATTTGCAGCATTATTGTTACTTGCTGTAACATTTCTTTCTATCAAATTTTCACTATATAGTTCATTCTTAAGCGAAGCAAGTCTTTTATTACTTGTTACTGATGGCGAGTTTTGCTCATTAATCGAAGATCCATTATAGCTTAAGCTCTTTCTACCTCTCTTATTTATAAGTTTCATCTTCCATGGGTCGCTAAAGTCAAAAGGtagtttattattattattaataaatttgaatgcATCTCTTGCCATATTCCATGCATTCTCTTCCCCGTATTTGTTAAAGGAGTAGGACTTTTGGTGCCTCCCATTTTCCCCTGAAACACTGGAATTCTTTATTCTGTAGACTAACCGTACCTCATTCTTATTTACCGgtttatatatttgaattgcTCGAGCTTCCATAAACACACATTACAAAACTAAATCTCTCcttttaattctaattctttaaatatattcatcaatatttgcCTACTTTTTGTTTTCCTCTTGATGATTTTTTGCTaacttaattttttctttttcagaATGGTTAAAAGATCTTCTCACTTTGttcttttttactttttaaaTACTACCTGTCTAAGTATATTCAAAGTGGTAGAagttttaaattctttatagCCTCGTGGTGCAAAGAAAATAGAATGTGTGCATGCGTGCACAGTTCAGTCAGGCGGCTATTAAAGTCAGAATGGGACAGcaacaaatatttgttgaaaaatttgtatACTAATTTTGCTGTCTATGGCAAgctttataatttttttaaaagatcCCCTTTGACTCCGTTTAAAGCTTACaggaaaatattatttacttattttttttattgaaaaatatttgatttccACTCCTTTCTcgtatttttttctctttcaCCCATCTTACTCCCTAATTTTAGAAGTATTTTAGGAAATTAAATTACGCTTTCCTCACTGTCTCCAAAATTATACTAATTttacattaatattaattatgtGTGCATGCATTTGCACACATTTTAggaataattataatataaagtaAAAACGTGGAAACTGaaataaatctaaattGCAAATATTTACTCTTAAAATGTATTACTGGAAACTAATTAAACACCCAATAaacattttttgtttttttaaaatatatattttatttaattttattaacatgcaaattaattttatatgaTATAAAAAACGTGGATAACATAATAACAATCAATAGAGCCTTTGAGAAATGGTGGAAGAGGAATTCAATAACATTTGCATTGCTCTGCTGAACCTTCTTCTCAATACACCTATTGACCTCTAGAATTCTTTCCTTATTACATAATTTCTGATTCAGTTCTATTCCAATAAGTTTGGAATCTTTGTTGTCTTCTGAAAAACAACTCTTTATTGTTTTCCTGCAAAAATCCAAAAGGCTTTCATCCTGCGCGGCAGAACTGCATGCCTGCACTCTGGCGGGCTCCCCGCACTCCCCAAAAATTGTGCAGAGCTTCTCTGCACAATAGAATTCCCCGCTTTGGAGAGATGGGTGAGACTTTCCCATGTGTTGGTCATAGGTTTTTTCATCTTGAAATATTTCCCCACAAAATCCGCATTGTCTTTCTCCCGTTGGGTAAActatattgattttttcttcatagTTGAATATGTGGTGTTCTTGGTTGAAAGCACATTCAGGCAGTAAATGCTTTGAGATatcttttttatcttttagAAGTTTCCTTATTGCATGACTTACTCTTCTGGAGACTTGCCTTGAACAGTTGATATCACAGTATATTTGGGATATCTTTgttagaaaaaataaaataagcGCCAAATGGAATGTTTTAGTATGAGCCATTCTTTccaatttttattactgCTATTGCCTGCTTTTTGAAGTATTTAAACGTAATTTGACTAGTTTGGACTGACTAGCTATgctttgaatattatttatatatgcTCGTAATTAAATcgttttttttcttcatataCACcacattaatattttacaCAATTAGAGTACGTACGCACACACTTTCatagaattaaattcacaataaatattcaaataaatttaaatgcAATAAAGTATAATTATCTATTTCATCAGCATTCCTCTAAATACATAGAATTATCTGTTTAATTTGGTAAATAGCATTTACAATTCcttttaaaaagaaaatagtCTGAATTTAAGTCTCTTTTCGATCCTAGAAtctcaaaaaaatatttctgtattgtatattaaaatttattataaatattaaagccAATGGGATTCGAACCCAGCTGCGCTTTTGCCGTTTCTTTTTTCTGCTCCCTATTACAATAAACATGTAATAATAGTTCAAATTACATGCAGCCGGCGGGCGCAAATTGGCGGGAACTGTctcaaatttttatattattcagGTTCGAGCAAGGATTAGGGAAAGAAAGTGAAaggaaagaagaaaaggagGAGATTACACTTTAGACAATTTGGATTAGTTTGAAGAGTAGTTTGCTTATGAGAGGAATTGAGAGATTATAGACTGTGTGagatttttcttttttcaaaaacaatacaaatattaagttttaaggtttattattaagtttTAGTGGTGATTATAActattcaaaagaaaacaGAATTGGCTAAATAAAGTTTTGACAGAAGATATTTAGGAAAAGTTGGTAGTAATTTGCAACTTTTGAGTACTGTAGTAGtaattttccaaataaaCAATTAAGCCAAGTCTTTATTCAATTAGTTAATAAGAACAGTTTacaattatattattatgatGGCTGTAAATGCATTTTAAAGGAGATATATGGAAAGTTATATTTAAGCACAGAATGCTATTTGTTTCTTTCCTAGTTCTGGGGTTGGCTTTAGTTACATATATATTGATAGGAAGTTATAAGATAAAGTCTGAACCAGATGATGACAAAGTTATTAGGCAGGTATTTTATAGTCAAAATTATGAAATTAGCAAAGAGGCAGATAAGGAAAGTTGGAATACTATTAGtggaaatatattgaaGGATTCAGAATTGTATTTATCGATAGTAATTCCAGCTTTTAATGAAGAGGATCgaattttaaagaatttaagcTCAATGGTCTATTATATGGAGAGTAGGAATAGAGAGGATCCAAAGTTTATATATGAAATAATCTTGGTGAATGATGGTGGAAGTGATGATACCTTGAAAATTTGTGAGGATTTTTGGAGACaaaaaatccaaaataaagaaataattggAGGCAGAATGCGTTTATTATCTAGTCTTGTAAACAAAGGAAAAGGATTTGCTGTCAAAATTGGGGTTATGGCAAGCCTCGggaaatatatattaatggCAGATGCAGATGGAGCAACTAAAATTGATTGCTTCTCTAAAATGGAGGACATCATTTTAAGTAAAGACGAACAACAACAGATTATTTTTGGGTCTAGAAATATAAATGCTTTATCGGAAGACAACGTTTCTAATATTGAGAGAGCTTGGTATCGTCAGATTTTGAATACAGCTTTCCATAAGATTATGAAAGTTATTATCaatacaaatttaaatgataCTCAATGTGGGTTTAAGCTCTTCTCAAGGAGATTAGCCAGAGTAATCTTCCCTTCCTTGCATATTAAAAGATGGGCTtttgatattgaaattgTAATCATTGCCCAAATTCTTAATCTTGAGATTCAACCAGTCAGTGTTGATTGGAAAGAAGTCCAAGGTTCGAAGTTGTCCGTATTTTCGGACTCCATTAAAATGCTCTTGGATATCCTAATCcttaaatcattttatattcttcaCATATGGAAAGTCAAAGATCATAGTCTATTGGGTAGGCCCTGCGAAAAACCAGTACCTACTTATAGGAAAACCAGCTAAAACCCATCATTTTCAAGGAAGAAAACTAAATTAGAGACTCGTCAGCTCCATTACGCAATTTTGGGCCAAGAGAGACGTAGTAGAgaacaaaaatatataacATCTAAAAATAAGTCCCTAAAGGGATATCAATTGAGAAAAGTTatgaaataaaagtatCAAAGTAATGAGTAGATTTGCGAAAATGGTGATCTGCTCCCACTAAAGattctattaaaatataCTCCTCAGGCCGTGGTTGTAACAAGGTATAAGATTTACGGCTTTGCCATTCTCTTCAATAAAAGCAAAAATTGCCTCTCTGACTTTGGCACTCATCATCGAAGATTTAGAACCGGGAGGATCAATCCAAGTGACTCCCTTGTTCTTGATAAAATTCTCTAAAATAGCTTACGAGACAAACCATTCCTACCCAGTATATTGtctctttattattttggtaataataatgaaaaactccaacatttaatatttgattctACTTGAATACTAGTATAGTCAATACAAGACAGCTATTAATAGTGGCAATTCAAACAATTAGGCGCCCAAAATCGGGCGCCATTATACACAAGCCAAAGCAATATTAGTGGAGCACAAAGCGGTCTGTTCTAACAATTTTTGGCGGGAACTACATGCGAAATGAGAATTTCATTTCTGCATGCAATTTTATGCTTTTTGAAAAAGGATTACAGTTTTAGCTAGCAATGACATATTGTCAATTTAAGTATCGTCCTAAATGGCTGTTATCtatgtttttttaaatattttttcaacttTTCAATTCTAGGTGTAATTAGTTTTAAAATAGGAGTTGACCTTTGTAAAAAAAGTGAATATTCAAGCTTAGATTTGACAGAGAGAATTCCTTAAGACTTATGAAAAATCCcgattttttcttctaataatcTACCTTTCTATGTTTCTATCCCTCTACTTCAATATTGCGTGACCGAGACTATTCTTtgttattaaaagaaaagatgaGGCTATTGGCTGAAAAGAGAGCTGTTTGGCAAATTGGTCAACATTTTGAGGAAAGctctttaataatagtaacTAAAGTCTTGACGCCAAAGCCATTACCAAAGGTTCCCATTCCAGAACAACCAGCAATATCAATGTGGGCATATTTCACATTCTTGTCTACAAACTCGCACAAAAAGGCAGCTGAGGTAGAAATTGGGGCCTTTCCTTCAGAAGTATTATTTAGGTCAGCAATTTCAGATTTGACCATTTCTTGAAATTCTGGGTCTAAAGGTAATTGCCAGAATTTCTCATAAACAGTTTTGCCGCATGTTTGAATCATCTGGAATAATTCGTCATTATTTCCAAGAACAGAAGCATATCTGCCCTCAAAAAGCCTATAGTTAGCCCCTGTCAATGTAGCTAAATCTATGACAGTCTCGACTTTGAGGTTGCAAGCATAGACAAGGGCATCAGCTAGAGTGAGTCTTCCCTCTGCGTCAGTATTACCAACTTCAATGGTTTTTCCATTAGAGGCAGTGATAATACACCCTGGTAAATAAGCATCCCTGGAGACCAAATTATCACATATTGctgaaataaaatgaacTTCAATATTCTCTGGCTTAATTAGCCCAACTGAGAGAGCTGTGCCAAAAACAGCAGCAGCACCTCCCATATCTCCCTTCATAAAATGAATCATTTGATGCTTAATATTGTATCCACCAGTATCCATAGTAATTCCCTTACCTACTAAGGCAATTCTCTTTTTAATCTCTCCCTTTGGTTTATAAGTAAGGTGGACAAATTGAGCTGGGGACTTGCTACCCTGTGCAACAGCTAGAAAAGCTCCCATCTTAAGTTCTTCACATTCTTTTGGTTGAAGAATCTTTCCTTCAAGCCCAACAGATTTTGCCATACTAATAACTTCTTTTGCCATATTGACTGGGTCACAATAATTTGGAGGAGCAGATGTAAGATCTCTTGCGAATAATAAACCCCTAGAAACAGATTGAGCATCCAGAACTCTACTATTACAGTCCTTTATAGTATCTTCTGACCTAAGAACAAAGTGAATTCTTTCAATCTTCTTTGTTGGTTTCTTTGGCTCAGAGCCTACAATGTTTCCTTTAAATCTCTTTTCAATTGTGTTATCGATTGGAAACTGAGTACAGAAATACATAATATCTGAAGATACCACATTATCAAAACCAAGAACAACTGTAAAACTTTGaatattcttattttttttctggaATTCATTCATTTGAGTTATcattttattgaaaaatactGGACTTGTTTTCTTATTCTCACCAAATGATATTAACATCAAATACTTAAACGGGTATTTTGGAGGCAAATTCACATgaattgtattattttcatctttaagAGATGATTCTTGATTTGCGGTTTCtataatatctttaagTATTCCATTTAAAATAGTGTCTAAAGATTCATAAAATGAAGGTATACTTTGcataatatctttatttggAACGCATAATACGAGACAGTCCCCTTTTAAGCTTTCGTCATATTTATCTTTTAGGActgaaaattcaaattttaatgattcattaaattcCGACATTGGAATGCATTCTGGATGTATTGGATTTACCATtttctcaatttcttcaattcttCTTGGCtcaaaaataatcaattttgaTGTAACTAAGTCCAACCTTAACTCAGGAAACTAtacaaaatttttattgtctattaaatacaaaaattttaatcacacaaaaat
Coding sequences within it:
- a CDS encoding leucine aminopeptidase; of possible plant or bacterial origin; translation: FPELRLDLVTSKLIIFEPRRIEEIEKMVNPIHPECIPMSEFNESLKFEFSVLKDKYDESLKGDCLVLCVPNKDIMQSIPSFYESLDTILNGILKDIIETANQESSLKDENNTIHVNLPPKYPFKYLMLISFGENKKTSPVFFNKMITQMNEFQKKNKNIQSFTVVLGFDNVVSSDIMYFCTQFPIDNTIEKRFKGNIVGSEPKKPTKKIERIHFVLRSEDTIKDCNSRVLDAQSVSRGLLFARDLTSAPPNYCDPVNMAKEVISMAKSVGLEGKILQPKECEELKMGAFLAVAQGSKSPAQFVHLTYKPKGEIKKRIALVGKGITMDTGGYNIKHQMIHFMKGDMGGAAAVFGTALSVGLIKPENIEVHFISAICDNLVSRDAYLPGCIITASNGKTIEVGNTDAEGRLTLADALVYACNLKVETVIDLATLTGANYRLFEGRYASVLGNNDELFQMIQTCGKTVYEKFWQLPLDPEFQEMVKSEIADLNNTSEGKAPISTSAAFLCEFVDKNVKYAHIDIAGCSGMGTFGNGFGVKTLVTIIKELSSKC
- a CDS encoding Alg5 like dolichyl-phosphate beta-glucosyltransferase, which translates into the protein MHFKGDIWKVIFKHRMLFVSFLVLGLALVTYILIGSYKIKSEPDDDKVIRQVFYSQNYEISKEADKESWNTISGNILKDSELYLSIVIPAFNEEDRILKNLSSMVYYMESRNREDPKFIYEIILVNDGGSDDTLKICEDFWRQKIQNKEIIGGRMRLLSSLVNKGKGFAVKIGVMASLGKYILMADADGATKIDCFSKMEDIILSKDEQQQIIFGSRNINALSEDNVSNIERAWYRQILNTAFHKIMKVIINTNLNDTQCGFKLFSRRLARVIFPSLHIKRWAFDIEIVIIAQILNLEIQPVSVDWKEVQGSKLSVFSDSIKMLLDILILKSFYILHIWKVKDHSLLGRPCEKPVPTYRKTS